Proteins from a genomic interval of Quercus robur chromosome 9, dhQueRobu3.1, whole genome shotgun sequence:
- the LOC126701093 gene encoding receptor-like protein 6 — protein sequence MAARNTKQLLLMGWRQCDHDSGHVIGLDLSTSCLYGSINSSSSLFRLVHLRMLNLANNHFNYSQIPSRIGNLSSLIYLNLSNSFFSGQIPFEISQLSQLSSLDLSNNSYSPFKQLLELKKPNFNSLVQLDLTMVIISSPLPNVLANMSSLTFLSLPFCGLLGNFPTGIFQLPNLQLLKLSYNPDLIGYLPNFYWSSPLKYFSVLNTGFFGEIPTSIGNLESLEYLNLRDCNFSGLIPPSLGNLSKLTILDLSDNPFRGQLPSSFANLNHLTTLGLSFINLSSETFPWLNKNLKITHLYLRSNNLRGEIPPSLSNWTQLSILELSSNQLTGSIPLWLMNLTKLTQLSLASNNLQGPIPNSISALKNLEFLDLYSNNLSGTVEINTLFMLKNLTVLRLSFNKLSASTKTNSSASPPKSISLWLASCNLGQFPKFLQGLDGLMYLDLAFNNIHGQIPQWFWKISTQTLLYLDLSHNFLTGFDQPPSVLPWSSLLALNMSSNRLSGSLPVPPFSTLLYTISDNSLSGEIPSLICNLSLLQVLDLSGNNLGGMIPRCLSNFSSSLSILKLGRNNFHGTIPQTWTSTSKLRMIDLGQNKLHGQVPRSMARCALLESLDLGNNQIVDAFPSWLGALPELKILILRSNRFYGEIRSPKFNFTFPKLRIIDMSFNGFTGSLPSEFFQRLNAMKTIETERLLYMEAQMSYYIRGFEYMDNFEYSMTMTNKGLRTQYTKIIEFFIAIDLSCNRFEGEIPDSLGTLKALHMLNLSNNILNGHIPLSIGNLTELESLDLSQNKLSGEIPQQLVQLTFLEFLNVSYNNFTGFIPQGNQFDTFPRSSFEGNPGLCGNQLSRKCKGPTTSLPLPAPSNDDQNSASLIEFGWKTVVMGYGCGTLIGVVIGHIVYTKKHDWFVKNFGMRQQRR from the exons ATGGCAGCTCGAAACACAAAGCAGTTGTTGCTCATGGGCTGGCGTCAGTGTGACCATGATAGTGGTCATGTGATTGGCCTTGATCTTAGTACTAGTTGTCTTTATGGTTCCATCAACTCAAGCAGCAGCCTTTTTCGCCTTGTTCATCTTCGAATGCTAAACCTTGCCAACAATCATTTCAATTACTCTCAAATACCATCTAGAATAGGCAATCTTTCAAGTCTAATATATCTCAACCTCTCCAATTCTTTCTTCTCTGGTCAAATCCCATTTGAAATCTCACAACTATCCCAGTTGTCTTCCCTGGATCTGTCTAACAATTCTTATTCACCTTTTAAACAATTGTTGGAACTCAAAAAGCCCAACTTCAACAGCCTAGTACAACTTGATCTCACCATGGTAATCATATCTTCCCCACTTCCCAACGTTTTGGCAAATATGTCTTCCTTGACATTTCTAAGTCTCCCTTTTTGCGGGTTGCTTGGGAATTTTCCAACAGGTATATTCCAGCTACCAAACTTACAGCTTCTTAAATTATCATACAATCCGGATCTCATTGGTTATTTGCCAAACTTTTACTGGAGCAGTCCCCTTAAGTATTTTAGTGTCTTGAACACGGGATTTTTTGGAGAGATACCTACCTCAATAGGAAACCTTGAGTCCTTGGAATATTTGAATCTCAGAGATTGCAATTTCTCAGGTTTGATACCACCATCTCTAGGTAATCTTTCCAAGCTCACTATTCTAGATCTTTCGGACAATCCTTTTAGGGGACAATTACCATCTTCCTTTGCAAACCTCAACCATTTGACTACTCTTGGGCTTTCCTTCATCAATTTGAGTAGTGAAACCTTTCCTTGGCTCaataagaatttaaaaattactCATTTGTATCTTCGAAGCAACAATTTAAGAGGAGAAATCCCACCTTCTTTGTCCAATTGGACCCAACTGTCCATTTTAGAGCTAAGCTCTAATCAATTGACTGGCTCAATCCCACTCTGGCTTATGAACCTCACCAAATTAACTCAATTGAGCCTTGCATCAAATAATTTGCAAGGTCCAATTCCAAACTCAATATCTGCACTCAAGAATCTTGAATTTCTTGATCtttattcaaataatttaagtgGCACAGTGGAGATAAACACGTTATTTATGCTCAAAAATTTAACTGTGCTACGCTTGTCATTCAACAAATTATCAGCGTCAACAAAAACCAATTCCAGTGCTAGTCCACCAAAATCGATCTCTTTGTGGTTGGCTTCATGCAATCTAGGACAGTTCCCAAAATTCTTGCAGGGTCTAGATGGATTGATGTACTTGGATCTAGCCTTCAACAATATTCATGGACAGATACCCCAATGGTTTTGGAAAATAAGTACTCAAACACTACTGTATTTGGATCTTTCTCACAATTTTCTAACTGGTTTTGACCAACCTCCTAGCGTTCTTCCATGGTCTAGTTTACTCGCTTTAAACATGAGTTCCAACAGGCTCAGTGGATCACTTCCAGTTCCACCATTCTCTACTCTACTCTATACAATCTCAGATAATTCACTGAGTGGAGAAATCCCATCATTGATTTGCAATCTAAGCTTGCTTCAGGTTCTTGATTTGTCTGGGAACAATTTAGGTGGCATGATTCCAAGATGTTTGAGTAACTTCAGCAGCTCTTTGTCAATACTAAAGTTAGGAAGAAACAATTTTCATGGCACCATTCCTCAAACATGGACAAGTACAAGCAAATTAAGGATGATTGACTTGGGCCAAAATAAATTGCATGGTCAAGTGCCAAGATCGATGGCGAGGTGTGCACTACTAGAGAGTCTTGATCTTGGAAACAATCAAATCGTTGATGCTTTTCCCTCTTGGTTGGGAGCTCTTCCTGAATTGAAGATTCTCATTTTACGATCTAATAGATTTTATGGTGAAATCAGGAGTCCTAAATTCAATTTTACGTTCCCCAAGTTGCGCATTATTGACATGTCCTTCAATGGCTTTACAGGTAGTCTACCTTCAGAATTCTTCCAGAGATTGAATGCCATGAAAACTATTGAAACAGAACGCTTATTATACATGGAAGCGCAAATGAGTTATTATATTAGGGGATTCGAGTATATGGATAATTTTGAGTACTCAATGACCATGACAAACAAAGGCTTGAGAACACAATACACTAAGATCATAGAATTCTTCATAGCCATTGATTTGTCATGCAACAGATTCGAAGGAGAGATTCCAGACTCCCTTGGGACTCTAAAGGCTCTACATATGCTCAACCTTTCCAACAACATTCTCAACGGTCATATCCCGTTATCCATTGGAAACCTAACTGAGCTTGAATCTTTGGACCTTTCTCAAAACAAGCTCTCAGGAGAGATTCCACAGCAACTAGTACAACTCACTTTCCTTGAATTCTTGAATGTGTCTTATAACAACTTCACAGGATTTATACCGCAAGGAAATCAATTTGATACATTTCCAAGAAGTTCATTTGAAGGGAATCCAGGATTATGCGGAAACCAGTTGTCAAGAAAATGTAAAG GTCCTACAACCTCATTACCACTACCTGCACCCTCTAACGATGATCAAAACTCTGCATCTTTAATTGAATTTGGATGGAAAACTGTTGTAATGGGGTATGGATGTGGTACACTAATTGGAGTTGTTATTGGACACATTGTGTACACCAAGAAACATGATTGGTTTGTAAAGAATTTTGGCATGAGGCAACAGAGAAGGTAA